Proteins from a genomic interval of Bradyrhizobium sp. CCBAU 53340:
- a CDS encoding aspartate aminotransferase family protein, producing the protein MTMLPNSQEARDVAYQLHAYTNARTHQQAGPLVIERGEGPYVFDASGKRYFEAMAGLWSVGLGFNEKRLVEAAYKQMQALPFYHTFSAKSHGPSIDLAEKLVALAPVPMSKVFFTNSGSEANDTVLKLIAYRSNSLGQPQKKKIISRMRAYHGVTIASASLTGLPNNHRSFDLPLPNILHTGSPHFYKDGAPGESEEAFATRRAEELDALIQKEGPDTIAAFFGEPVMGAGGVVVPPATYWDKIQAVLKKYDILLIADEVICGFGRTGKMFGCETYGIKPDAMVVSKQITSSYFPLSAIIMNDRMFEPIADESNKIGVLGHGFTAGGHPVGSAVALENLKIIEERGLVAHAAELGGYMQGKLRELTSHPLVGEVRGVGMIAALELVLDKGRKTAAATPGAVGGMASRMLQERGVILRNMLDALAICPPLITTKAQIDELVAAITGVLDDMKPEVAKLPQA; encoded by the coding sequence ATGACGATGCTGCCTAATTCGCAAGAAGCCCGGGATGTGGCTTACCAGCTCCACGCCTACACCAACGCGCGCACGCATCAGCAGGCAGGTCCCCTGGTGATCGAGCGCGGCGAGGGGCCTTACGTGTTCGATGCGTCGGGCAAGCGCTATTTCGAGGCGATGGCGGGCCTGTGGAGCGTCGGGCTCGGCTTCAACGAGAAGCGGCTGGTCGAGGCGGCGTATAAGCAGATGCAGGCGCTGCCGTTCTACCACACCTTCTCCGCCAAATCGCATGGGCCATCGATCGACCTCGCCGAGAAGCTGGTGGCGCTCGCGCCGGTGCCGATGAGCAAGGTGTTCTTCACCAATTCCGGCTCGGAGGCGAACGACACCGTCCTGAAGCTGATCGCCTATCGTTCGAATTCGCTCGGCCAGCCGCAGAAAAAGAAGATCATCAGCCGCATGCGCGCCTATCACGGCGTCACCATCGCATCCGCAAGCCTTACGGGCCTGCCCAACAACCATCGCTCGTTCGACCTGCCGCTGCCGAACATCCTGCACACGGGCTCGCCGCATTTCTACAAGGACGGCGCGCCCGGCGAGAGCGAGGAGGCGTTTGCGACGCGCCGCGCCGAAGAGCTCGACGCGCTGATCCAGAAGGAAGGGCCCGACACGATCGCTGCTTTCTTCGGCGAGCCGGTGATGGGGGCGGGCGGCGTCGTCGTGCCGCCGGCGACCTATTGGGACAAGATCCAGGCAGTGTTGAAGAAGTACGACATCCTGCTGATCGCCGACGAGGTGATCTGCGGCTTTGGCCGCACCGGCAAGATGTTCGGCTGCGAAACCTATGGCATCAAGCCCGACGCGATGGTGGTCTCCAAGCAGATCACCTCGAGCTATTTCCCGCTGTCGGCGATCATCATGAACGACCGCATGTTCGAGCCGATCGCGGACGAGAGCAACAAGATCGGCGTGCTCGGCCACGGCTTCACCGCCGGCGGCCATCCGGTCGGCTCGGCGGTTGCGCTGGAAAACCTCAAGATCATCGAGGAGCGCGGCCTGGTCGCGCATGCCGCCGAGCTTGGCGGTTACATGCAGGGCAAATTGCGCGAGCTCACCAGCCATCCGCTGGTCGGCGAGGTCCGCGGCGTCGGCATGATCGCAGCGCTCGAACTTGTGCTCGACAAGGGCCGCAAGACTGCAGCCGCGACTCCGGGTGCGGTGGGCGGCATGGCCAGCCGCATGCTGCAGGAGCGCGGCGTGATCTTGCGCAACATGCTGGATGCCCTCGCCATTTGCCCGCCGCTGATCACCACCAAGGCCCAAATTGATGAGCTGGTCGCGGCGATTACGGGGGTGTTGGACGATATGAAGCCCGAAGTCGCAAAGCTGCCGCAGGCGTAG
- a CDS encoding ABC transporter substrate-binding protein, whose protein sequence is MLFSRRLMLGLAMAGSMAGALAVPALAGEGPTEIDLFFPVPVDGKLARDMGTLIKEFNDGHPDIKATAVYTGSYDDTLIKTRASIKAGKPPAAVIMSANFLLDMQIENELTNLDSLIAADGSTKDQFLGQFFPALSGNAVINRSVYGVPFQNSTPLLYINADKAKEAGLDASKPPQTWAELTDWAKKLTKREGDKVTQWGIAIPCAYDYCGWMMETLTMSNGGRYYNEEFGGEVYYDTPSMLGALSWWNDLIAKHKVHPPGATPGPAVSTSFISGNAAMMMLSTGSLTYVRENAKFAYKVAFIPRNVRNAVPIGGASLIIPAGVEADKQKAAWTLIKWMTSPEKSAWWSRATGYFAPNMAAYKTPDMVDFLSKNPDAKTAVEQLDVAKPWFATYKTVPVRKNLEDEVMLVLNGKKQPKDALVAAQKAADETLKPYNAETSLKLP, encoded by the coding sequence ATGCTGTTCTCCCGCAGGCTCATGCTCGGCCTTGCCATGGCAGGCTCTATGGCAGGCGCCCTCGCCGTCCCGGCCCTCGCCGGTGAAGGTCCAACCGAGATCGACCTGTTCTTCCCCGTTCCGGTCGACGGCAAGCTCGCCCGCGACATGGGCACCTTGATCAAGGAGTTCAACGATGGTCACCCTGATATCAAGGCGACCGCGGTCTACACCGGCTCCTATGACGACACCCTGATCAAGACGCGCGCCTCGATCAAGGCCGGCAAGCCGCCGGCGGCCGTGATCATGTCGGCCAACTTCCTGCTCGACATGCAGATCGAGAACGAGCTGACCAATCTCGACAGCCTGATCGCCGCCGACGGCAGCACCAAGGACCAGTTCCTCGGCCAGTTCTTCCCGGCGCTCAGCGGCAATGCGGTGATCAATCGCTCGGTCTATGGCGTCCCCTTCCAAAATTCGACGCCGCTGCTCTACATCAACGCCGACAAGGCCAAGGAAGCCGGCCTCGACGCGAGCAAGCCGCCGCAAACCTGGGCCGAGCTCACCGACTGGGCCAAGAAGCTCACCAAGCGCGAGGGCGACAAGGTCACGCAATGGGGTATCGCAATCCCCTGCGCCTATGACTATTGCGGCTGGATGATGGAAACGCTCACCATGAGCAATGGCGGGCGCTACTACAACGAGGAGTTCGGCGGCGAGGTCTATTACGACACGCCCTCGATGCTCGGTGCGCTCTCCTGGTGGAACGATCTCATCGCCAAGCACAAGGTGCATCCGCCCGGCGCCACGCCTGGCCCTGCCGTCAGCACCTCCTTCATCTCCGGCAACGCCGCGATGATGATGCTGTCGACGGGCTCGCTGACTTACGTGCGCGAGAACGCCAAGTTCGCCTACAAGGTCGCCTTCATCCCGCGCAATGTCCGCAACGCCGTGCCGATCGGCGGCGCCTCGCTGATCATTCCGGCCGGCGTCGAAGCCGACAAGCAGAAGGCCGCCTGGACGCTGATCAAGTGGATGACCTCGCCCGAGAAGAGCGCCTGGTGGAGCCGCGCCACCGGCTATTTCGCGCCCAACATGGCCGCCTACAAGACGCCCGACATGGTCGACTTCCTGAGCAAGAACCCCGACGCCAAGACCGCCGTCGAGCAGCTCGACGTCGCAAAGCCGTGGTTCGCGACCTACAAGACCGTGCCGGTGCGCAAGAACCTGGAAGACGAGGTGATGCTGGTCCTCAACGGCAAGAAGCAGCCGAAGGACGCCCTCGTCGCCGCCCAGAAGGCCGCCGACGAGACGCTGAAGCCTTACAATGCGGAGACCTCGCTTAAGCTGCCGTAA
- the rnd gene encoding ribonuclease D: MDLITTTADLAAACSRLAKHPVITVDTEFLRETTYYPLLCVVQMASPEEAVVIDTLAAGIDLRPFFELMANESVLKVFHAARQDIEIIWHQANIIPHPVFDTQVAAMVLGYGDSIAYDALVEKVTGHRPDKTHRFTDWSRRPLTKEQMHYAVSDVTHLRDVFAALDADLKKRRRSEWVSIEMEILTSPKTYDFHPERAWERLKTRVRKPKDLAVLMEVAAWREQEAQSRDVPRGRVLRDEAITDIATHAPNSLEKLAHLRSVPKGFEKSKWGADIVAAVERGLARDFSTLPKLEKPRNNSNGAATVELLKVLLRMTAERHAVASKVIATVDDLEEIAADDQADVPALRGWRRELFGEAALKLKRGELALAIEKGRVVGVQRA; this comes from the coding sequence ATGGATTTGATTACCACCACCGCTGACCTCGCGGCTGCCTGCAGCCGGCTGGCCAAGCACCCCGTCATTACTGTCGATACCGAGTTCCTGCGCGAGACCACCTACTACCCGCTGCTGTGCGTGGTGCAGATGGCCAGCCCCGAGGAAGCGGTCGTCATCGACACCTTGGCCGCGGGCATCGACCTCAGGCCGTTCTTCGAGCTGATGGCCAACGAGAGCGTGCTGAAGGTGTTTCACGCCGCGCGCCAGGACATCGAGATCATCTGGCACCAGGCCAACATCATCCCGCACCCGGTGTTCGACACCCAGGTCGCAGCGATGGTGCTCGGCTACGGCGACAGCATCGCCTATGACGCCCTGGTCGAGAAGGTCACCGGCCATCGCCCGGACAAAACCCACCGCTTCACCGACTGGTCGCGGCGGCCGCTGACCAAGGAGCAGATGCACTACGCGGTCTCCGACGTCACGCATTTGCGCGATGTGTTCGCCGCGCTCGATGCCGACCTGAAGAAGCGCCGCCGCAGCGAATGGGTCTCGATCGAGATGGAGATCCTGACCTCGCCCAAGACCTACGACTTCCACCCCGAGCGCGCCTGGGAACGGCTGAAGACGCGGGTGCGCAAGCCGAAGGACCTTGCGGTGCTGATGGAGGTCGCCGCCTGGCGCGAGCAGGAGGCCCAAAGCCGCGACGTGCCGCGCGGCCGTGTGCTGCGGGACGAGGCCATCACCGATATCGCCACCCACGCGCCGAACTCGCTGGAGAAGCTCGCCCATCTGCGCTCGGTGCCGAAGGGGTTTGAGAAATCCAAATGGGGCGCCGATATCGTCGCCGCCGTCGAGCGCGGTCTGGCGCGGGATTTCTCGACGCTGCCGAAGCTGGAGAAACCGCGCAACAATTCCAACGGTGCGGCGACTGTCGAGCTGTTGAAGGTACTGCTGCGCATGACCGCCGAGCGCCATGCAGTGGCGAGCAAGGTGATCGCCACCGTCGATGACCTCGAGGAGATCGCCGCTGACGATCAGGCCGACGTTCCGGCCTTGCGCGGCTGGCGCCGCGAGCTGTTCGGCGAAGCGGCATTGAAGCTGAAGCGCGGCGAGCTGGCGCTGGCCATCGAGAAAGGCCGCGTGGTCGGGGTTCAGCGGGCGTAG
- a CDS encoding phosphodiesterase, translating to MPFKFIHITDTHLAGPGQKLYGLDPRARLDAAIADINKHQPDAAFAVVTGDLTHWGEPESYANFAEAMAALKMPYIAMVGNHDKRVACLDGLKAAPRDPNGFVQGTRTTEHGLFVFLDTLDETSHAGEMCAKRFDWLAKTLQSAPADQQFVVFMHHPPFPVGVHAMDEIALKQSAEFAEVIAPYRSRIRHLFFGHVHRPIFGSYGKIPFSTLRGTNHQVWFELNPAAPDHLASHEPPAYGVALIDDQNLVVHSHDFLDTSLRFPFDPPEGMDGRDYALNFAAQ from the coding sequence ATGCCCTTCAAATTCATCCACATCACCGACACGCATCTCGCGGGCCCGGGACAGAAGCTCTATGGCCTCGATCCTCGCGCCCGGCTGGATGCCGCAATCGCGGACATCAACAAACACCAGCCAGATGCCGCCTTCGCGGTCGTGACCGGCGACCTCACCCATTGGGGCGAGCCTGAATCCTACGCCAACTTCGCCGAGGCGATGGCGGCGCTGAAAATGCCGTACATCGCCATGGTCGGCAATCACGACAAGCGCGTGGCCTGCCTCGACGGCCTGAAGGCCGCGCCACGCGATCCCAACGGCTTCGTGCAGGGCACCCGCACTACCGAGCACGGCCTGTTTGTGTTCTTGGACACGCTGGACGAGACCAGCCACGCTGGCGAGATGTGCGCCAAACGCTTCGACTGGCTGGCGAAGACGCTTCAAAGCGCGCCCGCCGACCAGCAATTCGTCGTGTTCATGCATCACCCGCCCTTTCCGGTCGGCGTGCACGCGATGGACGAGATCGCGCTCAAGCAGAGCGCCGAATTCGCCGAGGTGATCGCGCCCTACCGTTCGCGCATCCGCCACCTCTTCTTCGGCCATGTACACCGGCCGATCTTCGGCAGCTACGGCAAGATCCCGTTCTCGACGCTGCGCGGCACCAACCACCAGGTCTGGTTCGAGCTCAACCCTGCCGCCCCCGATCATCTGGCGAGCCATGAGCCGCCGGCCTATGGCGTGGCGCTGATCGACGATCAGAACCTCGTCGTACACAGCCACGACTTCCTCGACACCAGTCTGCGCTTCCCCTTCGACCCGCCCGAAGGAATGGACGGCCGCGACTATGCGCTCAACTTCGCGGCGCAATGA
- a CDS encoding carbohydrate ABC transporter permease: MSLAEPAALPVAASAPPRLHIAKRFTTRFKASLPAYLLLLPSLIFLALFTYGAMGRVIIDALYQRATPKAPLRFVGLDNIAAVLADPAFTGAVINNVIYAVGTAVPSIGLALLFALALARTNAVTSALRAALFLPVLIPMVAASALFLFIFLPNVGLLDYYIGRLLPVLPNWLGDPDIALYAIMIITIWKNAGYYMLFFLAGLQSVPEDVMEAAHLDGAGPFMRLRYIILPELKPTFLFVIVIATLNAVTQVDHVFVLTQGGPSNATNLVLFYIYQQAVEHFDVGKASAATMLTLAALMALTALSFRTMANREGGP; encoded by the coding sequence ATGAGCCTCGCAGAACCCGCGGCTCTTCCTGTCGCGGCATCGGCGCCGCCGCGCCTGCACATCGCGAAGCGATTCACGACCCGCTTCAAAGCCTCGCTGCCGGCCTACCTCCTGCTATTGCCCTCGCTGATCTTCCTCGCGCTGTTCACCTATGGCGCGATGGGGCGCGTCATCATCGATGCGCTGTATCAGCGCGCCACGCCGAAGGCGCCGCTTCGCTTCGTCGGTCTCGACAACATAGCTGCGGTTCTTGCTGATCCCGCTTTCACCGGCGCTGTGATCAACAACGTGATCTACGCCGTCGGCACCGCGGTCCCGAGCATCGGCCTCGCACTGCTGTTCGCGCTGGCGTTGGCACGCACCAATGCCGTCACCAGCGCGCTGAGGGCTGCGCTGTTCCTGCCGGTGCTGATCCCGATGGTGGCAGCGTCCGCGCTGTTCCTGTTCATCTTCCTGCCCAATGTCGGCCTGCTCGACTATTACATCGGCCGGCTGCTGCCGGTGCTGCCGAACTGGCTTGGCGACCCCGATATCGCGCTCTACGCGATCATGATCATCACGATCTGGAAGAACGCCGGCTACTACATGCTGTTCTTCCTCGCCGGCCTCCAGTCCGTGCCCGAAGATGTCATGGAGGCCGCGCATCTCGACGGCGCCGGTCCCTTCATGCGGCTGCGCTACATCATCCTGCCGGAACTCAAGCCCACCTTCCTGTTCGTCATCGTCATCGCCACGCTCAATGCGGTGACGCAGGTCGACCACGTCTTCGTCTTGACCCAGGGTGGTCCGTCCAACGCCACCAATCTCGTGCTGTTCTACATCTATCAACAGGCGGTCGAGCATTTCGACGTCGGCAAGGCCTCGGCCGCGACGATGCTGACGCTCGCCGCCTTGATGGCTCTCACCGCGCTGTCCTTCCGCACCATGGCGAACCGCGAGGGCGGGCCATGA
- a CDS encoding carbohydrate ABC transporter permease, producing MKLIERLYKDAPLATRNEITPKLGFLLTVLLALVWLIPFLWMGVATLRPSSDGINLMAELIPSLKPTLDNIRDAWEIGDFPRYFLNTTIICTGILLVQFVTITLAGFAFARLDFAGKTPIFYLFLMQLMLVPVLLIVPNLSLVVQLGLYDTLAGVMMPFFASAFGTFLMRQAFEAIPTELEDAALIDGASLIQRIRHIYVPLSLPSFSAFAIISVTSHWNDFLWPLMVINSPDKRPLTVGLSVFTKTAEGTQDWGTIAAGTLMVIAPLLITFLIFQKRFISSFVTSGIK from the coding sequence ATGAAGCTGATCGAACGTCTCTACAAGGACGCCCCGCTCGCCACCCGCAACGAGATCACGCCGAAGCTCGGCTTCCTGCTGACCGTCCTGCTCGCGCTCGTCTGGCTGATCCCGTTCCTGTGGATGGGGGTCGCGACCCTGCGCCCGTCCTCCGACGGCATCAATCTGATGGCCGAGCTGATCCCGAGCCTGAAGCCGACGCTCGACAATATCCGGGATGCCTGGGAGATCGGTGATTTCCCGCGCTACTTCCTCAACACCACGATCATCTGCACCGGCATCCTGCTGGTGCAGTTCGTCACGATCACGCTCGCGGGCTTTGCCTTTGCGCGGCTCGACTTCGCCGGCAAGACGCCGATCTTCTATCTGTTCCTGATGCAGCTGATGCTGGTGCCGGTGCTGCTGATCGTGCCGAACCTGAGCCTGGTGGTCCAGCTCGGCCTCTATGACACGCTCGCCGGCGTCATGATGCCGTTCTTCGCCTCGGCCTTCGGCACCTTCCTGATGCGCCAGGCGTTCGAGGCGATTCCGACCGAGCTCGAGGACGCCGCGCTGATCGACGGCGCCAGCCTGATCCAGCGCATCCGACATATCTACGTGCCGCTGTCGCTGCCGAGCTTCTCCGCGTTCGCGATCATCTCGGTGACCAGCCACTGGAACGACTTCCTGTGGCCGCTGATGGTGATCAACTCGCCGGACAAGCGGCCGCTCACGGTCGGGCTCTCCGTCTTCACCAAGACCGCCGAAGGTACCCAGGACTGGGGCACCATCGCCGCCGGCACGCTGATGGTGATCGCACCGCTGCTCATCACCTTCCTGATTTTCCAGAAGCGCTTCATCAGTTCTTTCGTCACCTCAGGCATCAAATAG
- a CDS encoding ABC transporter permease: MPRKGKVVLVQAAIVLGLLLVWEAGVRSGLVDPFFFPAPSTLVARIGEWMSTADFWTDVGITLLETILSFAAGIAIGTVLGIWLGLSPFAAEVVQPFIKMFNAIPRILLGPIFVIWFGLGLTSKVALGVTLVLFVAFFNTFQGVREVNPVVLANARLLRASKWSLLRHVYLPSATTWILSSLRVSVGMAVMGAVVAEYLGSSAGLGHLIAQAEGVLDAAGVFAGIIVLSAFVVALDALVDRAEKRLLVWRPAPAHEI; the protein is encoded by the coding sequence ATGCCGCGCAAGGGTAAGGTCGTTCTCGTTCAGGCCGCGATCGTGCTTGGTCTGCTGCTGGTCTGGGAGGCCGGGGTACGGTCGGGGCTGGTTGATCCGTTCTTCTTTCCGGCGCCGTCGACGCTGGTGGCGCGAATCGGGGAGTGGATGTCGACGGCGGATTTCTGGACCGATGTCGGCATCACGCTGCTGGAAACGATCCTGTCTTTCGCCGCGGGGATCGCGATCGGAACCGTACTCGGAATCTGGCTCGGTCTCAGCCCTTTCGCGGCCGAGGTCGTGCAGCCCTTCATCAAGATGTTCAACGCGATCCCGCGCATCCTGCTCGGGCCGATCTTCGTGATCTGGTTCGGCCTCGGATTGACTTCGAAGGTCGCGCTCGGCGTCACGCTGGTGCTGTTCGTCGCCTTCTTCAACACCTTCCAGGGCGTGCGCGAGGTCAACCCGGTGGTTCTGGCGAATGCCCGCCTGCTGCGCGCGTCCAAATGGTCGTTGCTGCGCCACGTCTATCTGCCCTCGGCCACCACATGGATCCTGTCGAGCCTGCGGGTCTCCGTCGGCATGGCCGTGATGGGCGCGGTGGTTGCCGAATATCTCGGCTCATCCGCCGGGCTCGGCCATTTGATCGCCCAGGCCGAGGGCGTGCTCGATGCCGCCGGCGTGTTCGCGGGCATCATCGTGCTCTCCGCCTTCGTCGTTGCCCTCGATGCGCTGGTCGATCGCGCCGAAAAACGGCTCCTGGTGTGGCGTCCCGCGCCCGCCCACGAAATCTGA
- a CDS encoding IclR family transcriptional regulator: MAKTGVDAVARALAILKTFRPERSALTLTEIADATDLYKSTVLRLAATLEADGFLVRGPDRLFRPGPELWRLGALYQRGLDLGDLIRPTLHRLVEATGETASFYIADGDERICLYRVNSPRSVRHHLDEGQRLPIDRGAAGRVLTAYRNPASAESKKIREHGFYVSLGERDPEVAAAAVPVIDVQGKLRGALSVSAIRTRFDANARKAAIDVLKSEAKALTGLLPAGES; this comes from the coding sequence ATGGCCAAGACGGGCGTTGATGCGGTGGCGCGAGCGCTGGCGATCCTCAAGACCTTTCGGCCGGAGCGCAGTGCCTTGACGCTGACCGAGATTGCCGACGCGACCGACCTCTACAAAAGCACGGTGCTGCGCCTCGCAGCGACGCTGGAGGCCGACGGCTTTCTCGTGCGCGGCCCCGACCGGCTGTTCCGTCCGGGGCCGGAGCTCTGGCGGCTCGGCGCGCTCTATCAGCGCGGCCTCGATCTCGGCGACCTGATCCGGCCAACGCTGCATCGTCTGGTCGAGGCCACGGGCGAGACGGCGTCGTTCTACATCGCCGATGGCGACGAGCGCATCTGCCTCTATCGGGTCAACTCGCCGCGTTCCGTCCGGCATCATCTCGACGAAGGCCAGCGGCTCCCGATCGATCGCGGCGCCGCCGGTCGCGTGCTCACGGCCTATCGCAATCCCGCGTCAGCCGAGAGCAAGAAGATCCGGGAGCACGGCTTCTACGTGTCGCTGGGCGAACGAGATCCCGAGGTCGCCGCCGCCGCTGTCCCCGTCATCGATGTCCAGGGCAAGTTGCGGGGCGCCTTGTCAGTCTCCGCCATTCGAACCCGCTTCGACGCCAACGCACGCAAGGCTGCCATTGATGTCCTGAAGTCCGAGGCCAAAGCCTTGACCGGCCTGTTGCCCGCCGGCGAGAGCTGA
- a CDS encoding MFS transporter, which yields MAVTATGEVVSDTIDVPAYVDRQPVGAFQIRVLLVCAAVLFIDGFDTQAIGYVAPAVAQEWKLARGSLGPVFSAGLFGLMIGALIFGPMADRIGRRRIILASTLVFGIGTLLTMFAPDTTWLIALRMLTGLGLGGAMPNAVALTSEFSPHRRRATLVMMMFAGFSVGAALGGLLAAALIPAFGWRSVFLVGGLVPLLLLSFLLKALPESIRFLAMVGRRDHEVAELLKKISPGASFAGNAKFVVLEPKLPGLPVAHLFAEGRGSVTLLLWIVFFMSLLDLYLLSNWLPTVLNDLGVSVSAAAAIGAMLQVGGVVGTFALGQFIDRFSFRALSLTYLVAAAAVAAIGLVSHSIVLVTIAIFASGFCIVGGQIASNALTATFYPTAIRSTGVGWALGIGRIGSIVGPLVGGAMLARDMGAQPLFAAAAVPALVAAMAAFMLARRD from the coding sequence ATGGCCGTCACAGCAACGGGCGAGGTCGTATCTGACACGATCGACGTCCCCGCCTATGTCGACCGTCAGCCGGTCGGTGCCTTCCAGATCCGTGTGCTGCTGGTCTGCGCCGCCGTGCTGTTCATCGACGGCTTCGACACCCAGGCTATCGGCTATGTCGCGCCCGCCGTGGCGCAGGAGTGGAAACTCGCGCGCGGCAGCCTCGGGCCGGTGTTCAGCGCCGGGCTTTTTGGCCTCATGATCGGCGCGCTGATCTTCGGTCCGATGGCGGACAGGATTGGCCGTCGCCGCATCATCCTCGCGAGCACGCTGGTGTTCGGCATCGGAACGCTGCTCACGATGTTCGCGCCTGATACGACCTGGCTGATCGCGTTGCGCATGCTGACCGGCCTCGGTCTCGGCGGCGCCATGCCCAATGCCGTCGCGCTCACGTCCGAATTCAGTCCGCATCGCCGTCGCGCCACCCTTGTCATGATGATGTTTGCCGGCTTTTCGGTCGGAGCCGCCCTCGGCGGGCTGCTTGCGGCCGCGCTCATCCCCGCCTTCGGCTGGCGTTCGGTGTTTCTGGTCGGCGGCCTCGTGCCATTGCTGCTGCTGTCGTTCCTGCTCAAGGCCCTGCCGGAATCGATCCGGTTCCTGGCCATGGTTGGCCGCCGCGACCATGAGGTGGCGGAGCTTCTGAAAAAGATCTCGCCGGGCGCGTCTTTCGCCGGCAACGCCAAATTCGTCGTTCTGGAGCCGAAATTGCCGGGCCTGCCGGTCGCACATCTGTTTGCGGAGGGACGCGGATCGGTGACGCTGCTGCTCTGGATCGTGTTCTTCATGAGCCTGCTCGACCTCTATCTGCTGTCGAACTGGCTCCCGACCGTGCTGAACGATCTCGGCGTCTCGGTGTCGGCTGCGGCTGCGATCGGCGCCATGCTGCAGGTCGGAGGCGTTGTCGGCACCTTTGCGCTCGGCCAGTTCATCGACCGCTTCTCGTTTCGCGCGCTGTCGCTGACCTATCTCGTCGCCGCGGCTGCCGTTGCGGCCATCGGCTTGGTGAGCCATTCGATCGTGCTGGTGACGATCGCGATCTTCGCCTCGGGCTTCTGCATCGTCGGCGGACAGATCGCCTCGAACGCGTTGACGGCCACCTTCTATCCCACGGCGATCAGGTCGACCGGAGTCGGATGGGCGCTCGGCATCGGCCGCATCGGCTCGATCGTGGGGCCGCTGGTCGGCGGGGCGATGCTGGCCCGCGACATGGGGGCGCAGCCGCTGTTTGCCGCGGCGGCGGTTCCGGCGCTGGTAGCCGCAATGGCCGCCTTCATGCTGGCTCGGCGGGACTAG
- a CDS encoding ABC transporter ATP-binding protein, giving the protein MEGQAPLAVDLRDVMIRFGEFTAVKSMNLQVGDAEFVAVVGPTGCGKSTILNTVTGLLKPAAGDVRIFGKPLAGLNDQSGYMLQQEGLLPWKTAQDNVGLGLVFQGKSIEEARAQARPWLAKVGLKGFEERYPHQLSGGQRKRVAMAQTLIMEPKIVLMDEPFSALDVHTRRLMHRILLDLWQAERRSLIFITHDLDEAITLADRVVVMSAGPGSRMVGDVRITLPRPRDVSALQTTDEFVALYRQIWSLLGAEVEKSYAAQG; this is encoded by the coding sequence ATGGAAGGGCAGGCGCCGCTGGCCGTCGACTTGCGCGACGTCATGATTCGCTTCGGCGAATTCACCGCCGTCAAAAGCATGAACCTCCAGGTCGGTGACGCCGAGTTCGTTGCGGTGGTTGGGCCGACCGGTTGCGGCAAGTCGACCATTCTCAACACCGTCACCGGGTTGCTGAAGCCTGCCGCCGGCGATGTCCGCATCTTCGGCAAGCCACTCGCAGGCCTGAACGACCAGTCCGGCTACATGCTCCAGCAGGAGGGCCTGCTGCCGTGGAAGACGGCGCAGGACAATGTCGGTCTTGGCCTCGTGTTTCAGGGTAAGTCGATCGAAGAGGCGCGGGCGCAGGCGCGGCCCTGGCTCGCCAAGGTCGGGCTGAAGGGTTTCGAGGAGCGCTATCCGCATCAGCTGTCGGGCGGCCAGCGCAAGCGCGTGGCGATGGCCCAGACCCTGATCATGGAGCCGAAGATCGTGTTGATGGACGAGCCGTTCTCGGCGCTCGACGTCCATACGCGCCGGCTGATGCATCGCATCCTGCTCGATCTCTGGCAGGCGGAACGGCGCTCGCTGATCTTCATTACGCACGATCTCGACGAGGCGATCACGCTTGCCGACCGCGTCGTCGTGATGTCGGCGGGGCCCGGCAGCCGCATGGTCGGCGACGTCAGGATCACCTTGCCGCGCCCGCGCGATGTTTCGGCACTACAGACCACCGACGAATTCGTCGCGCTCTATCGTCAAATCTGGTCGCTCCTCGGCGCCGAAGTGGAGAAGAGCTATGCCGCGCAAGGGTAA